The following coding sequences lie in one Primulina huaijiensis isolate GDHJ02 chromosome 2, ASM1229523v2, whole genome shotgun sequence genomic window:
- the LOC140971875 gene encoding putative disease resistance protein At1g50180, with product MAYAVLVSLLQTSERILEFDPYFLPCTRKNFESFRESITSLISFLDDCSPICTRATNDLITKIRDASYEAEDVLESLIATHFLHKYGSDRHERFEKFPRTLEEVIKNIESVAKEVKEFQYDGSGLHERVISTIAGSSGSASRGSKSMVALDNDLETRILEQLVGGRTALDIISIVGMGGVGKTTLASILFNSQLIKETFDIRGWVTISQTYNAQEIVLAILKDIGVPLGGQKNGEQSLYQSLYGRKYLIVLDDVWSTQALDDIKKFFPQNDNSSGIILTTRQSKVATYANSCRSYHDMKLLDDDSSWRLLCKEIFLDNDCPPDLVEIGKVIAIRCQGLPLAISVIAGHLGEHE from the coding sequence ATGGCGTATGCTGTTCTTGTGTCTCTATTGCAAACTTCGGAGCggattcttgaatttgatccatACTTCCTCCCTTGTACTAGGaaaaatttcgaatcttttagaGAGAGTATTACTTCCCTGATATCTTTTCTTGATGATTGCTCGCCTATTTGCACCCGAGCAACCAATGACTTGATAACAAAGATCAGGGATGCATCTTATGAAGCAGAAGACGTCCTCGAATCTCTCATCGCCACTCACTTTCTGCACAAGTATGGTAGTGATAGGCATGAGAGATTCGAAAAATTTCCTCGAACCTTGGAAGAAGTGATAAAGAATATAGAATCCGTTGCAAAAGAAGTGAAGGAGTTTCAGTACGATGGAAGTGGATTACACGAGCGGGTGATTTCTACTATTGCCGGTTCGTCGGGGTCAGCTTCGAGGGGCAGTAAATCCATGGTGGCATTAGACAATGATCTGGAGACAAGAATACTGGAACAATTAGTGGGAGGACGAACGGCGCTCGACATCATATCGATAGTCGGTATGGGTGGCGTTGGTAAGACAACTCTCGCTTCGATCTTGTTTAATAGTCAGCTGATCAAGGAAACTTTTGACATTCGTGGGTGGGTTACAATATCTCAAACGTATAATGCCCAAGAAATAGTTTTAGCCATTCTAAAAGACATTGGAGTACCCTTGGGTGGGCAAAAGAACGGTGAGCAGAGTCTATATCAAAgtttatatggtagaaaatatttaattgtatTGGATGATGTTTGGAGTACACAGGCATTGGATGATATAAAGAAGTTTTTTCCACAAAATGATAATAGTAGTGGAATCATTTTAACGACCAGGCAATCGAAAGTGGCCACATATGCCAACTCTTGTCGCTCTTATCATGATATGAAACTTTTAGATGACGATTCGAGTTGGCGTCTACTTTGTAAGGAGATTTTTTTGGATAACGATTGCCCGCCTGATCTGGTTGAAATTGGAAAGGTGATAGCAATACGTTGCCAAGGTCTTCCTTTAGCAATATCAGTTATCGCAGGACATCTAGGAGAGCATGAGTAA
- the LOC140971876 gene encoding putative late blight resistance protein homolog R1A-3, translated as MGFFLRHFVGIPVATVIKLWVAEGFVKPSGSNCVEVLAMEYLIDLIDRNLIFVHQHNSREAPKYCGMHDLLKDLCTREAQKEKFLCVMNSPETFFIEESKNQRRLIINQRKVYLRRDSDDPNYPCDIIRAMPLIRSFVHDACVSTSFVRLISGLLKVLSVDGIDTNDFPVQVLELVNFRYLELGFVNQVPPSISRLWNLQTLIVRSFDDTTLPLEIWEMPQLRHLHIYDFYLPEVLNFQCRETDTSCFKGLQTLSNVINFRCTEEVLTRILYLKELKIKFSRDTTDWSFCCLNNLAHLCELKSLRCEFWRGPNKTIAQNIIFPSSLKKLVLLGSRIPWEKMTIIGMLPNLEILELKDGAFEGSLWEANDDEFRQLKFLLIEGSHDLKEWRAEDDHFPRLRHLLLRDCEALKAIPCGIGEIPTLEIIELEACRRSVVSSVKDMLGEDSEIQLKVSECRWV; from the coding sequence ATGGGCTTTTTTCTGCGACATTTTGTTGGCATACCAGTAGCTACTGTGATCAAGCTATGGGTTGCTGAGGGATTTGTGAAACCAAGTGGGTCTAATTGTGTTGAGGTGCTTGCAATGGAGTACTTGATAGATCTTATTGATAGAAATCTGATCTTCGTCCACCAACATAATTCACGAGAGGCCCCAAAGTATTGTGGAATGCATGATCTTTTGAAGGATTTATGCACCAGGGAAGCTCAGAAAGAAAAGTTTCTTTGCGTCATGAATAGCCCGGAGACCTTTTTTATTGAAGAATCAAAAAACCAACGAcgattaattattaatcaaagaAAAGTTTATTTGCGTCGTGATTCAGACGATCCAAATTATCCTTGTGATATTATTAGAGCAATGCCACTTATCCGTTCTTTTGTCCATGATGCTTGTGTTTCTACGTCATTCGTTAGATTAATCTCAGGATTGCTCAAGGTATTGTCTGTCGATGGGATAGATACCAATGACTTCCCAGTACAAGTTCTAGAGCTAGTTAACTTTAGATACCTTGAGCTCGGGTTTGTTAATCAAGTTCCTCCCTCGATATCTAGACTATGGAATCTGCAGACCTTAATAGTTAGGTCCTTTGACGATACAACTCTACCTCTCGAAATCTGGGAGATGCCGCAGTTGAGACATCTCCATATTTACGATTTTTATCTGCCAGAAGTTCTTAATTTTCAATGTAGAGAGACAGACACGTCGTGTTTTAAAGGCCTTCAAACACTCTCAAATGTAATAAATTTCAGGTGCACAGAGGAGGTCCTTACAAGAATCTTGTATCTCAAAGAGCTGAAAATCAAGTTCTCTCGTGACACTACTGATTGGTCGTTTTGCTGTCTAAACAATCTTGCCCATCTGTGTGAACTCAAATCTTTACGCTGCGAGTTCTGGCGGGGCCCAAACAAAACTATTGCGCAAAACATCATATTCCCGTCTTCGTTAAAAAAGTTGGTTTTACTGGGCTCCAGGATCCCGTGGGAAAAGATGACCATTATTGGTATGTTACCCAATCTTGAAATTCTCGAGCTGAAAGATGGAGCCTTTGAAGGATCGCTGTGGGAGGCGAATGACGACGAATTCAGACAACTGAAGTTCCTATTAATCGAAGGTTCACATGATCTAAAGGAGTGGCGTGCCGAAGATGACCATTTTCCACGTCTCCGCCATCTTTTGCTTCGAGACTGCGAAGCTCTGAAGGCAATCCCATGCGGAATCGGAGAAATTCCGACACTTGAAATAATCGAGTTGGAAGCATGTAGGCGTAGTGTCGTGTCTTCGGTGAAGGACATGCTTGGAGAAGACTCTGAAATTCAACTCAAAGTTTCTGAATGTAGATGGGTCTGA
- the LOC140963466 gene encoding putative E3 ubiquitin-protein ligase XBAT35, with the protein MIPLLSFLSKWGLILFSFLFFLSKWVFILFFLFCLSVICIICLVRCIIFILLRPSKDELLHHQVKNGNIEGIKALRSKGAGLEWVDIEGNTPLILACTNPNLYDVAKFLIELGANVNAYRPGLLAGTPLHHAARKGLEETVKLLLSHGANALIINDNSQTPLEVARSEGCINVVREIEGHLCLFSGWLRRIKVPGFLDLLAPQLFSRKVWVVVLPCSRNLREPFNLEVVIYAGDQDAQPQKIISLWNADLQEPNFDQPGPVAIIVDLSKSQQTKLGPVQESEKQQLQQFCNACKGIPQVPNVQATAPPLDDGQLTMAIHLSLQSAEHERYASQVDSTSGSANSTDESYTTDTSTSHNACTAIVERTPTDLSLGGISVPGVEKKKDGSASTCTICLDAPIEGACVPCGHMAGCMSCLKKIKARKWGCPICRTKINQVVRLYAV; encoded by the exons ATGATACCCCTTCTGTCTTTCTTGTCGAAATGGGGGTTGATTTTGTTttcctttttgtttttcttgtcgAAATGGgtgtttattttgttttttcttttttgtcttTCAGTAATATGCATAATATGTTTAGTAAGATGCATAATATTCATATTGCTACGCCCATCTAAGGATGAGTTGTTGCATCATCAAGTGAAAAATGGTAACATCGAAGGCATTAAAGCTTTACGAAGTAAAGGCGCTGGACTTGAG TGGGTTGATATTGAAGGAAATACTCCATTGATTTTAGCTTGTACAAATCCGAATCTTTACGATGTTGCAAAATTTTTGATCGAATTGGGTGCCAATGTCAATGCTTATCGTCCAG GATTACTTGCTGGAACTCCTCTACATCATGCTGCAAGAAAAGGCCTTGAAGAGACTGTGAAGTTGCTTCTTTCACATGGAG CAAATGCACTAATAATAAATGACAATAGCCAAACACCACTGGAAGTTGCCAGATCAGAAGGATGCATCAATGTTGTCCGAGAAATCGAG GGTCACTTGTGTTTATTCTCTGGTTGGCTGAGGAGAATTAAAGTGCCGGGGTTTTTGGACCTTCTGGCGCCTCAATTGTTTTCAAGAAAAGT ATGGGTGGTCGTTTTACCTTGTTCCCGCAATCTTAGAGAACCTTTCAACTTGGAGGTTGTTATATATGCTGGTGATCAG GATGCCCAACCTCAGAAGATTATTTCACTTTGGAATGCCGATCTTCAGGAGCCAAATTTTGATCAGCCTGGTCCTGTAGCAATTATAGTCGACCTTTCAAAAA GCCAACAAACTAAACTAGGACCTGTGCAAGAAAGCGAAAAACAGCAACTGCAGCAGTTTTGCAATGCTTGCAAAGGAATTCCTCAG GTCCCGAATGTTCAAGCAACCGCTCCACCTTTAGATGATGGTCAGCTCACTATGGCAATTCACCTCTCTCTTCAGTCAGCTGAACACGAGAGATATGCATCACAAGTCGACTCGACCTCGGGTTCAGCCAACTCTACTGACGAGAGTTACACAACTGATACCTCAACCAGCCACAATGCCTGCACGGCCATTGTTGAAAGGACCCCTACTGATTTATCTCTAGGGGGCATTTCTGTTCCTGgcgttgaaaagaaaaaagatggtaGTGCTTCAACTTGTACTATTTGCCTGGATGCCCCAATCGAAGGAGCTTGCGTTCCATGTGGCCACATGGCAGGGTGTATGTCTTGTTTGAAGAAGATTAAGGCCAGGAAATGGGGTTGCCCCATATGTCGCACCAAAATCAATCAGGTTGTACGTTTGTATGCTGTTTAG